The sequence TACACAAGTATGACCCAGTTCGCCAGCAAAGCCATTAAAGCCCAGATGGGGCTGACCGTTTGAGAAGAAACAGCTACCCAGTCCGCCATGACTGATTGAGATCACTACAAAGTCCTTCATGCCATGCGCACTTCCGTACGATTTCTCGCTGAGCGCTGTAATATGAGCATCGTTAGCCACTGCCACAGCCAGTCCTAACTGGTCTCTCAGCATTGCTCCCAGAGGTATCACACCCTTCCAAGGCAGATTGGCCGCATTCTCAATGCAACCTGTTACCGCACTGGCACTAGGCGCACTCACACCTACCGAGCGGATGGTTTCGTAACCACCGTTCTCCTCAACCAGCGCAACCACGCGCTCGCAAAGGGCCGCTACGTATTCATTAATATCAGTATAGTCGGAAGTCAGGAAATAATCCTGTGCCACAATCTCACCTCTGATATCTACCACAGCAAAAGTGGTACGATCCACACGGATATCGATTCCTACTACACGTGTTTTAATCTGGTCGATGCTCTCGTCTTTCTTCTCCATAACTATTCTCTGTTATTTAAACAACGAATATTCTCTTACTTCCCATGCCAAGGCACTGGCGCCTAACATGTCATTCGAGGACTTGTACTCCTCAGAAATCAGGAACTGGGTTTTGCCATAGGTATTATGGAACACCATTTTATCAAAGGTCTCTCTGGCAGGTTCAAACAACCATTTACCAGCCTTTGTAAGCCCGCCGGTAAAGATAAAGGCCTCAGGATCTACCAGCGATGCATAGTTGGCCAATCCATATCCCAACATCTCACCTGTTCTGCGGTACACTTCGATAGACAGTTCGTCACCCTGATCGCAAAACTCAGCAATCTGCAAGGCCTTCAGATTCTCAACGCCACGCATCAACGATGGTGTGGTTGTTTCGTCCAACAGTTCTTTGGCAGTAGCTACGATGCCTTTTTTTGCCACGTAGGCCTCTAAGCAACCTTTGTTACCACAGCTGCACTGTCTGCCGCCATTTACCACACAAGTATGACCAATCTCACCAGCAAAACCTTCGTTACCTTTATGTATCAAGCCATTCGAAAACATACAGCTACCAATGCCACTGCCCATGGTAAGTACCACAAAGTCGCGCATGCCTCTGGCCAGTCCGTAGGTATGCTCACCCAGAGCTCTTACATCTGCATTATTAGCCACAGCCACAGCGTAGCCAGTACGTTCTCTAAGCAAAGTAGCTAAGGGAATAACGCCTTTCCAAGGCAGGTTAGGTGCATTCTCAATGCTGCCTGTCATGAAGTTGGCGCTGGGCGCACTGATGCCTACCGAACGAATGCTCTCGTAGCCACCGTTGCGTTCCACCATTTCCATCACGCGCTCACTCAGCACTGATACAAATAGGTTTATATCCGGATAGTCTAATGTCGGGAAGCTGTCCATCACAACCACCTCACCCTTCACGTCAACAATTGCGTAAGAGGTGGCTTCAAGACTGATATCAATCCCGATGACCCTTTTCTTGATTGTTTCTTGTTCCATCAAAGTGTTCTCAGTTATCAGCCACAAATATATACTTTTTTTAGAGACTGAGCAAATCTTTCTCACTTTTTTTGCAAATATTTACTCGAATCTTGCATTTTTCGAGAAATTTCCGTAACTTTGCAGCCATAAAATTGAAATATTCGAATATTAAAGATGAACATTTTAGAGTTAAGCGAACAAGAAATCGGAAGGCGTCAGAGCCTTCAGGAACTGCGCTCGATGGGCATCGATCCCTATCCTGCAGCCGAGTTCCCAACAAATGCATTCAGCACAGAAATTAAGGAAAGTTTCAAGGACGATGAGGATCGTGAGGTCGTTATCGCAGG is a genomic window of Xylanibacter ruminicola 23 containing:
- a CDS encoding ROK family protein, whose protein sequence is MEKKDESIDQIKTRVVGIDIRVDRTTFAVVDIRGEIVAQDYFLTSDYTDINEYVAALCERVVALVEENGGYETIRSVGVSAPSASAVTGCIENAANLPWKGVIPLGAMLRDQLGLAVAVANDAHITALSEKSYGSAHGMKDFVVISISHGGLGSCFFSNGQPHLGFNGFAGELGHTCVELNGRQCGCGNKGCLEAYCSEKGLIKTAEELIAASKEPTLLSEQQELSIKTIADCCYKGDKVAIEVFRKTGEILGLGMANYASVLNPEAIILTGDMTQAGKWLLKPMRASFEEHVFHNIKNKTRILVSILKEGERDVLGASALAWDVKEYSLFK
- a CDS encoding ROK family protein — protein: MEQETIKKRVIGIDISLEATSYAIVDVKGEVVVMDSFPTLDYPDINLFVSVLSERVMEMVERNGGYESIRSVGISAPSANFMTGSIENAPNLPWKGVIPLATLLRERTGYAVAVANNADVRALGEHTYGLARGMRDFVVLTMGSGIGSCMFSNGLIHKGNEGFAGEIGHTCVVNGGRQCSCGNKGCLEAYVAKKGIVATAKELLDETTTPSLMRGVENLKALQIAEFCDQGDELSIEVYRRTGEMLGYGLANYASLVDPEAFIFTGGLTKAGKWLFEPARETFDKMVFHNTYGKTQFLISEEYKSSNDMLGASALAWEVREYSLFK